AGCTGCCGCCAGTGCAGTACCCGCACGCCCTTGTCGGGCCATGGCGTGACCGTCCATGGCTGTCACTACGGATGACGCCTCACCTGGCAAATTGATAAGGATCGCGGTCGTTGAGCCGCCGTATTGTGCCCCATAATAGATGCCAGAGAGCATAATGAGGGCGGAGACCGGCTCAAGAGCGAAGGTTGTGGGCAGCAGCATTGCGATGGTCGCTGTCGGACCCAGTCCCGGCAACACCCCAATCAGGGTGCCGAAGAACACGCCGATGAAGCAGTAGAGAAGGTTCTGCATGGACAGCGCCGTCTCGAATCCGAGCTGAAGATGAGAGAAGAGTTCCATCGTCTGCCCCTCAGTTGCCCAACCACTCGCCGAAAAGCGGCAGCGGAAGTTTGAGACCATAGATAAAGACAGCCGACGTAAAGACGACCAAAACGGTTGCTGCGATCAGCGCTGTGCCAAGTCGAAACCTCGAGCTTGCGGTAAAAGATAGGATAGTGACACCAGCTACGGCTGGCACGAAACCCAGCCCACGCACGACAAGCCCAAAGAACACCACGCTCAGCGGGATGAGCAGAATTGCCTTCCTCGCGATCGGAGTCAGGCCTACATCTTCGACTTTCAGCGACCGTAGCAGGCAAGCAACCCCGATCACTACCAGTAGGCAGCCGAGAATAATGGGAAAAAAACTGGGTCCCATTCGCACAGCAGTGCCAAATGCACTCCAGTCGGAGAGTATCGTGAAAGTGAGTCCCAATACGGTAAAGACAAGACCGGTCGTCAAGTCTGAGGTATTCTTGATGGTGTTCAATGTAATCTCCACTGTCGGTCGCGCGCAGCGTTTAAGATGCCGTTCTTTCGCGATCAGTTCGCGAGTGCTGTGATCATAATCTCAACCTTGATTTCAGGACGTGCGAGTTTCGCTTCGGACGTGACGCGGGACGGCGTCTCGCCAGCCGTGACCCAGCTGTCCCAGACCTCGTTCATGCGGGGAAAATCAACGATATTGGCCAGGTAGATTTCGGCCCGAAGAATGTTACTGCGGACCAGCCCCGCCTCGGCGAGCAGCACGTCGATGCGATCCAATACGCTCGTCGTCTGCTCAGCGACATCACCAGAGGTATCTGTCGGGACAATCCCGGAAAAATATGCAATTCCCCCGGCAATCACGACGTCAGACATGCGCGATCCGGCATTGATACGTTTGATGGTCATGGCGAACTCCTCATTTATTTACATCCACGACCACCCGGCCGCGGAGATTTCCTTTGATGATTTCGGCTGCGGTCGGGATCACATCTCCAAGTCCAATGGTCTTGGTGATGTCTCCCGGGATCTGCCCATCCAACAGGTGCGCGATCTCGGCCCAGGCACCTTCACGCTCATGAATGGGACGTGTAACACTGTTGATCCCGAAAAGCGCAATTCCCCGAAGAATGAAGGGGGCGACTGAACCGGGAAGGTCGAGCCCCTGCGCCATACCGCAAGCCGCAACCGCTCCATCCGCCTTGATACTGGCACAGACATTGGCAAGAGTGTGACTTCCGACGCTGTCGACAGCGGCGGCCCATCTTTCCCTCTGAAGCGGCTTGCCAGCGCTTGACAGGGTGGCCCGATCCACGATCTCCGTCGCGCCAAGCTGCCTTAGGTATTCAGTCTCGTTGGAACGACCTGTCGAGGCGTGAACTTCAAAGCCTTTCTTCGACAAAAAATAGGTCGCGAAGCTTCCAACTCCACCGGCTGCACCAGTAACCAGGACCGGACCGTCTGCCGGTTTCACGCCAAAACGCTCAAGGGCCTGAATGCAGAGCATTGCCGTATAGCCAGCAGTCCCGATCTCCATGGTTTGTTTTGATGAAAGACTTTCCGGCATCTGTATCAGCCAGTCGCCGTGGACGCAGGCGCTCTGAGCCAGCCCACCCCAATGATTCTCACCTACCCCCCAACCATTGAGAAGAACCCGGTCGCCGACGGCGAACCGATCACTGTCCGAGCGGCGAACAGTGCCAACGAAATCAATCCCCGGGACCATCGGATAGCTTCTGACGACAGGCCCTGAATTGGTGATCGCCAGCGCGTCCTTGTAGTTCAGCGTGCTATATTCAACATCCACCAGCACATCCGCCTTTGGCAGGTCACCTTGGTCGAGTTGGCTGACTTTTGCTTCGAATTCAGGATCTTTGGTCAGGATTATGGCTTTCATGTACTTCCTCCAATTTCACTGTCGGCGCGCGCATTTTTGATCCCGGCAAGCGCGCGTTTAAAGTTGTTACGAGCCGACGGTCATGATGCGCACAACCAAATGACACTAGTGTCACTAATGACATATTATCTGATGATAATGCCTACATCGGTCGACAATATAGAAGCAAGGAAAAAGTGCCCGAGAGGAAAAATCGACCTTCCGCTCCCGATGTGAGCACTACCCCTTCGATTGCTTTAACACAATCAATACATTGATAATAAATGATATATATAATTCCGAGATTGAAGGCCCTAGCAACCGTGCACACCCTCATCCTCGTCAAGCCTTTGGGGCATACCTGCATTGTCCTTATTGACACATGTGTCCTAATGTTGTGTCCTGACGCAACGGCTGCCGCGTAACAGGCAGGCGACCAACACAACAGAGAGGTTCACCATCATGAAAAACACAATGCTTGCAGCAATATTGACGGCGACGGCAGCACTGACGGCCCCAATGGCAACTGCCGCCGACTATCCGTCAAAGCCCGTCGATCTCGTTATAGGATTTCCGCCCGGCGGACCGACAGACATTCTCGGACGGGTCATCGCAGAGAACTTGTCCAAGGAGCTAGGGCAAAGCGTTGTCGTAGTGAACCAAGGCGGCGCAGGCGGTGTGGTCGGCTCCAACGCCGTCGCAAAGGCCAAGCCGGACGGATATACGCTGCTCGTGGCGGTGCAATCTGCACTGACGCGGGCAAAGGCTTTGGGAATTGATGTTCCCTACGAACCTGTTACTGATTTCGAATACATCCGCAAGGTCGCAGAACAGCGCAACCTTCTGGTGGTAAATCCCGAAACTCCGGCCAAGACCGTCGAAGAACTTATTGCCTATGCCAAGGAGCACCCGGGCGAATTGAACACCGGCGGCACCTTTGGGGCGTCATCGCACATTGCGTCCTCCCTGTTCGACATGAGCAACGGTACCGAGATGACTTTCATCAACTACTCCGGTGGCGGCCCTGCGTTGATCGACTTGCTATCCGGCGTGATCCAAGTGGCCTTCTTCACGGAATCACAAGTTGCTGAACACGTCCGGTCGGGCTCACTACGCGCCCTCGCCGTTGCCTCCGAGAAGCACTCCGCCACCTTCCCGGATCTGCCCACCGTCAGTGAAGCTGGTGGAGCAGAATTGGAAATCTCACCTTGGTTTGGCATTGCGGCCCCGGCAGGCACGCCGGAAGACACGCTCGAGGTCATCGGAGATGCGCTGGACCGGATGAACAGCAATGAGGGCTATCTTGATCAGCTTGTGACGATCGGTGCCGTACCGGTCGAAGGCAGCACGCCGGAGACACTCTCTGCCGAAGTTGCTGAAGAGATCCCCTTCTGGGCCGATTGGGCCGCGAAGGTCGATTTCAAAAAACAGTAACCGCCAAAGGCTGACCGCAATGACCTTCTTTGCTTCTTTCGATGCCGTGCTTAGTCAGGACGAGCAAGCGATCGTTGATCGCGCCAGGGCCTTCTGTGCAGGCCAGTTCGCTCGGGAAGTGCACACTGCCTACCTGGAACATCGAGCGTTTGATCCGGCGATGATCGACGACTGGGCCAAGCTTGGAATGCTCGGCTTGATGGTGGACAAATCTCAAGGAGGATTTGGGGCAAGCTTTGCTTGCAAAGTTCGTGTCGCCCAGGAAATGGCGACAAAATCATTTGCGGCAGCCTTCGCGATAAACAATCTCCAGGGAACCGTCGCGCGCATCGCTCGCGACGGTTCGGACCTCCAACAAAGAAATCTTTTGCCCGATATGATGACTGGCTCCCTTTTGTCGGCGCCAGCCATGTCGGAGCCCCAGGCCGGATCGGACCTTCCTGCGATAGAAACTGTGGCTACGCGGGTTTCCGGCGGATGGAAGCTCAACGGGCGCAAACGTTGGATCACTAATGGCACCATTTCCGGGATGTTTTCGGTCATGGCCAAGGTCGATGACGGTAACGGCCCGAACGGGATCGGCACATTCGCTGTTCTCGACCCCGAACTGAACCAGGTTTCCAGAACGGCGCTGCCTCTCCCCGGTGCGATGAATTTTCGCCTGGCCGACCTCCTTCTCGATGATTTCGTGCTTCCTGAATGGGCTATGCTCCAACCGCCTGGCGAGGGCTTCAAGACGTCCCTTCAGGCGATCAACGCCGCGAGGGTTCATGTCGCAGGCATGGCCGTGGCGACCCTCTACGCCGGATTGACGGAAGCCGTTGAATACACATCGGGCCGCCTCGCCTTCGGCAAGCCGGTGATCGAGCAGCAAGGTCTATCCTGGCAACTGGCAGAAGTTGCGACCCGTCTCGAAGCCGCACAGGCACTCGTGATCCACGCGGCGCGTTCGATCGACAACATGAGGAATGTCGTAACGCTTGCAGCCCAGGCAAAGGTCTTTGCGGTAGAAACTGCCATTTGGGGCCTGGAGCGATGTCTAAGCGCAATGGGTGCGATCGGTGCGACCCAAGCACATCGCATCACAATGCATCTCTCCGAAGTTCGCCTCGGCGGTTTCGGCGACGGAACAAGCCAGATCCTGACAGATCGGATCGGGCGTGAGCTTCAAAAGACCTATTCTTCCAACTCCAGGCAAGGAGCCAAAACATGAGGAACGTCGTAGTTCCCGATGCGGCAGCGGCTGTCGCAGGCATATCCGATGGCATGACCGTCATGGTTGGCGGGTTCGGCGGGGCCGGTTTGCCTCGCGTGTTGCTCAAAGCCGTGCTGGAAACCGGTGTGCGCGGCCTGACCGTCATTTCGAACAATGCCGGCACGTCGGGTGACGATTTGTCGAGCTGGTTCGAAGCGCATGTCGTCGACAAGATCATTTGCTCCTACCCTCGCAGTGCGGAGGCGTTCACTGAGCAGTATCGACGTGGTGATGTTGAACTGGAACTGGTACCGCAAGGCACGCTCGTAGAACGTATCCGGGCCGGTGGCGCGGGCCTTGGCGGTTTCTTATGCCCGGTCGGCGTTGGGACGGATTTCGCCAAAGGCAAGGAAGTCATCGAGGTTGAGGGGCGCAAGCATTTGCTTGAACTCCCGCTCAAGGCAGATTTCGCGCTCGTCCGCGCGAGGGATGCGGACACGCTCGGGAACCTGAACTTCAACAAGACGGCACGCAATCATTGCGCTGTTATGACGACCGCTGCACGCGTCACTGTAGCAGAGGCCGCGCGCATCGTTAAGCCGGGAGCGATGGATCCCGAAGCCATCGTCACCCCATGCATCTTCGTCAACCGTATCCTAAAGGCCTGACATGACTCCTTTGTCTCGAAACGCACTCGCCCGCATGGTGGCAAATCATCTGCCATCCGAAAGCTTCGTGAACCTTGGGATCGGGGCACCGACAATGGTAGCCAACGCCCTGGATGCCTCCCAAGGTGTCATTCTGCATAGCGAGAATGGTCTACTGAACGTTGGCCCCGCTCCGGCCGAGGGTGAGGAAAACCACGACCTTATCAATGCCGGAAAGCAACCTGTCACCACCCTGCCAGGGGCAAGCTTCTTTGACAGTTCCCTGTCCTTCTCCATGATGCGGGGCGGACATATCGATGTCGCAGTCCTTGGGGCCTTCCAGGTCTCGGAAGATGGTGACCTGGCCAATTGGAACACGGGACGCGACGACGGCGCACCGCCCGCCGTAGGAGGGGCTGTCGATCTTGCAGTCGGAGCCAGTCAAATTTGGGTAATGATGGAGCACACCACTCGTGATGGCGCCCCCCGGATCGTTTCCAGATGCACAATGCCGTTGACCGCTGTCGGAGTCGTGCGCCGAATTTTCACCAACCTGTGTCTCATCACGGTCACCGACGCCGGGCTTGTGGTCGATGCGATGATAGATGACCTCGAGTTGAAAGATCTTCAGGCATTGACTGAAGCGACATTGACGGCCGCCCCCGCGCTGCGAACGATCAACTCAGACGGCATTGTGACCTGAATTGTATCCCGGCCTGTTCAGGGCCGCATATCACCCCGTGACCGGGCCCCTCTGGCGGAAGACGCGGCGCTTTCGTGATGTCGGCACTTGAAACGCGATGACGCCGCGAAGAGAGCGCCTCTATGACCTCGCTAACTCCTAAGCACCACTTTGAAAAGTCGTCCACACTTCTCTACTTCCGCTGGCCTTTCTTCGTAACCGCAGCCGGCCTTGCGCTCGGCGCCTTTCTCGGGTGGAGAAGCACAGGAACCCTGGAGGGGCTCTTGTTCAGCCTTTTCATCTGCGGAATCCTGGCAGTCCTCGAAATCTCCCTTTCTTTCGACAACGCAATCGTCAATGCGAACAAGTTGAGGACGATGTCGCCGGAATGGCAAAAGCGGTTCCTGACCTGGGGCATCCTGATCGCGGTTTTCGGGATGCGGATCGTCTTCCCCATTTTGATCGTGGTCATCAGTGCCGGTATCGGACCCTGGGAAGCAATATCTCTTTCGATCTACGAACCCGCCCGATACGCCGACATCATGCACGACGCACATTTACCCATTGCCGCTTTCGGAGGGACGTTTTTGATGCTTGTCGGGTTGAGCTTCTTCTTTGACACCGAAAAAGAGATTCACTGGATACACTGGCTGGAAACACGCGTGTGCGGCGCGGCTACGATCCGTGGCATCGAGATTGCAGTCGTCCTTGCGATCGTTCTGGGTCTCTCCCGGTTCATGACGGAAACCCAGACTACAGTATTCCTTGGCGCAGCAATTTGGGGGATCTTCACCTTCCTTGCAGTCGAAATCCTCGGAAGCCTGCTGGACAGCGACAATGGCTTGACGGTCGAGGCGGCAAAGGGCGGACTGGGGGCGTTCCTGTATCTTGAGGTGCTTGATGCATCCTTTTCATTCGACGGCGTCATAGGCGCATTTGCCCTGACACAGAATCTGTTCATTATCGCGATCGGCCTCGGGATTGGCGCTATGTATGTCCGGTCAATGACGATTATGCTGGTCGAAAGACAGACACTTGGAGAGTATCGATATCTCGAGCATGGCGCGTTTTACGCCGTCGTCTCCCTCTCGATCGTCATGTTCCTGCAAGCAATCATACATATCCCAGAGATCATCACAGGCCTGTTCGGAGCTTCCCTGATTGGCCTTGCCATGCTGTCATCCATTCGGTGGAACCGGCAGAAGATGGGTAAGTGAAGTTCATCGCCATCGCATACATAGCCAATGAGGTTGTCTCTGGCAGGATTTCGATCAACCGCATTAGTCATGAGGTTCCGGATCTGCGTTTCGGCGGTCGACGCCTAGAAGGGCCCATCCGTCAGCTGACCGTTCAGGGTCATTCCTCTCTCCTGCCTTTGGTGTCAATCAAGTGCCGTTGCGAGAAAGGCCGAACGCGTCATGATCCTCTCGACGAAATGTGAGAGCTCCGGAAAATCGGCCCTCCAGTCCAAATCCGGATAACGGAAATCGAGATATCCCAGCGCGCATCCAGTGGCGATATCGCCGATGTCATATGTCTTCCCTTGCCGGGCATCATCGCACATGACGGCAAGGGCGTGACGGACCTTGTCCATCTGACCGTGCACCCATTCCGGCCAACGCATCGGCTCAGGCCGCAGCGTCGTCTCGTAGCGCGCGAGCAGCGCGGCTTCCATCAGACCATCGGCCAGCGCCTCGCGACGCAGAGCCCTCCACAGCGCCATTCCCTTAGGATAAAGTGGAGTCGTCTCACCCAGATAGCGGCAGATGACAGAACTGTCGTAAAGCACCTCGCCGCCAGGCAGTCGTAATGCCGGAATCCTGCCCAATGGATTGGCGTTGGTCAGGCCCTCATGCAAAGTAATGGGGCTGGCGAAGACCTCGACCAGTTCCAACTCGTGCCCGACCTCCTGCGCGACGATGCGGACCTTGCGAACGAAGGGCGAGGGTGCAGCAAAATACAGGCAGGGCACCCTCATAGAAACACTCTCGGAAGCAGCATTGATATCGTCGGAATCATCGTCAGCAGCAGCAACGCCGCCACTAGCGCGATGAAAAAGGGCCAGGCATGGCGGACGTAGTCCTCGAGCCGAACCTTGGCGATCGAGATAGTGATGAACATCATCGTCCCAACAGGCGGGGTGAAGCCCGCGATGGTCAGGTTGACCGCCATGACGATACCGAAATGAACCGGATCGATACCTATCTGTGTCGCGACCGGTAGTAGCAGCGGCGTCATCAGGATAATCGCCGACCCTCCCTCGAAGAAGAACCCGATGAACAGCAGCAGGACATTAACAACCAGTAGGAAGATGATGGGATCATGTATCGAGACGAGAAGGAAATCCGAGAAAGCCTGCGGTATACCTTCCCAGGTCAAGTAGGTCGAAAAGGCGTTGGCGGCGCAGATGATGAACATGACGCCTGCGGTTGCCACCACGGATTCCTCGATGATCGCGCCGACATGCCTCCATTTCAGTTCGCGATAAATTACTGCGCCGACAAAAATGGCATAAACGACCGCGACTGCCCCAGCTTCGGTGGGCGTGAAGACCCCGAAGCGTAGCCCCATGATGATGCCGAAAGGCAGGAAAAGAGCCCAAATACTCTTGCCCAGCTGCGTGGCAATCTCGCGCAGGCTTGCCCGGCGCTCGTGTGAAGGGGCATAGCCTCTGCGCCGCGAAATGATCGCCACGGTCACCATCAAGACAACGCAGAGCAACAAACCGGGAAGAAAACCTGCCATGAACATGCTCGCAACCGATACGTCCGCCACGAGTGCGTAGAGGATGAGAATGATGCCAGGCGGAATGATCGGGGTTATGCAGGAGGATGCGGCCGTGACGACCGTCGAGAAGGCCTTATCGTAACCCAGCCGTACCATCTCGGGCACGATCATCTTGGTCTGCATCGCCGCATCGGCATTGGCCGATCCGGATAGTCCTCCCATCATGGCTGACAGTGCTACATTGACCTGCGCCATACCTCCACGCAAATGCCCAAAGAGTAGGCTGGCCAGGTTCATGAGCCGTTGGGTGATGCCAGCGTAGTTGAACACAACCCCGGCGCACGTGAAGAAGGGAATCGCCAGATAGGGAAAACTCTCCATCGAGGCGACCATCGTCTGGATCATGGTTTCTTTTGGCATGAAAGTATTGACCATACCGAAGTAGAAAGCAGTTGCCATCAAAAGCGAGACTGCGATGGGCACCCTCAGAGCAAAGAGCGAAAATAGCAAGATAACGGGCGAAAACGAAAGGAGCGTCATTGGAGTTCCTTCGGATTATGCTTGGACCACATGCGTTTCACAGGGACGATCCTTCGCTCAACTCGGCCGGTTCCTGAGCATTGGCGCCGTAGCGTCCGCCCTTCAGATCCCGAATGAGATGGGCCATCGAATAGATAGCCATCAGGCCGAAGGAGACCATTGGTGCGAGATTGATCCAGAAATAAGGCACCTCCAATACCGGCGTTTTGCGCACGAAGCCACCGGCAGCCAAGGTCCAGGATAGCCAGCAGAACCAGAGGTTGGCTCCGAAAAGGGTGAGGTTCACCAAGATCGAAAGACCACGCTGCAGGCGTGGCGGGAGCAACCCGAAGAAGATGTCGACGGAGATCAGCATCCTGGTTCGGTAAAGCCAGGCGACCGCAGCGAAGACCGACCAGGTAAAACCGATATACGCCAGCTCCTCGGTGAAGAGGAGCCCACCCCTGAAGAAGTATCGGAGGAAGACATTGGCTATGACAACGGCGAGCATGATCAGGAAGAACAGCCCGGCCACATAAAGCTCAGCTTTGTGCGCGATGGTCCGTACGCTCAAGGGACGCGAATAGGTCATCAAATACCGTCCTGGGCTTGTGCCGTTCGTAGGATGCGGGGCGCCTCTTGTTCGGCCACCCCGAATGCTGCTGCTCAACCGATAATCTCGTTGATCTTGTCGTAAAGCCCTGGAGTCCATTCCGGGAAGTGGTCGGGGGTTTCGGCAGCTGCCGCAAAGAAGCTTTCACGGTCGACGTCATTGAAGGTCAGACCCGCCTCTTCCAGCTTGCCGCGATATTCATCCTCGAGGGCGATAATCTGCGGCTGTCGGACAGCGGTGTAACCTCGGCCGACAGTATCGAGTGCCTTCTGCGCTGCCTCGGGAAGGTCGTCATAGACCTTTTGAGACATCAGGATCGATGTTGTCGCAACCAAATGGCCGGTAAGCGAGATATAAGGTTTGGTCTCGAACCATTTGGTCGAATAGATCACTGAAAGCGGGCTTTCGGCACCGTCCGCGACGCCCTGGCTGAGCGCGGTATAGGCTTCCGAAAAGGCGGTATTGGTGATGATTCCGCCCAGAACACGCCCAACCTCGTTCCACATCTTGGTCGGCGCATTGCGGATTTTCAGCCCCTGGGTGTCGGTACGCTTTTCGACTTGACGATTCGACAGAAGGTGACGCGTTCCGAAATAGGTCATGGTCAGGACGCGAATACCTTGAGCCTGAACCTCCTCCTCCCAACCGCGGACAAGGTCCGAATTCCAGAGCGTGCCGATATCTTCAGGTTTCTTCACCAGATAGGGCGCCATCATGGCGGCAAAATCGGGCTTGTAGTTGTAGAGATGGGTCGGGTCGCTGTCTTGCAGGATCGGCGCCCCGCGCGAGACGGCTTCTATCATGTCATTGGTCTTGCCCAGAGTTTCGGTCGGGTAGACCTCGACTTTCAGCGTCCCTTCGGCAGCCTCCTCGATCCGTTTTCCGAAATCCTGCCACATGGGGAAACTCGGGTCCTGATTGCTGACCACGAGATTCATTCGCAGAAGCACCGGCGACTGCGCACGAAGGACAGTCGGCGCGGCAAGACCCGACATCGCCGCGGCCCCACCAAGAGCAAAAGTTTTCAGGAACTGCTTTCTTGTAATGGACATGGATCCTCCTCCCAACGCGCATTTTTGGCGCGGTTTCCCGGCATCAGGGCGAGCCACACCCATCCGGCACTTCGTTTTCCGGCTGCCAATATTTTGACCGCCCGGATCCTCCTTTTAAATATATGATGCATGATGCGTGGCGCGCGTCAAGAGGTTTATATGGCTGGTTTTCAAACCGATTGATGACTCTCAATTGTACAACATGGCTACGGGCACATCTTCTCATGCCACCAGCTCCCGCCGGCGACGAAAAGATCAGTTCAGATGAATGAATTTTGCTTACACGCGTCGTATCATCGGAGAACTGATCCATCCGAGAGCTCGGCCCCGATCTCACGGATGAGGTCTTCGGCCCAGGCGATGTCCTCCTGTATGGCCTTTCGACTGCGCTCCTGATTGCCGGAAGCAAGGGCGTCGAGAAGTTCGTGATGCTTGTGTTCATCGCTGGCGATTTCACGCACAGGCATCCTTATGTGGAACAGTCGCAGGAGCGGGCCAATCAATGTCCACATATTCTCGCAAAGCCCAACCAATAGCGGCATGCCGGACATGCGCAACAGCGCGAAATGAAAATTGCGGTTCAGAATGCTGGCCTTGGCCGGGTCGCGCGCCGCCGCGGCAATGAATCGGGCGTGAATCTCGCGTAGCTCGTCCAACTCCTCGGGCGTGATCCGCGCAGCCGCCTCATAGGCCGCACGCCCCTCGAGCTCTTGGCGAATTGCCTGGATTTCCAGAAGTTGCACGGTGTCAAACCGCGGGACCTGAAAAGAGGTTGCGGCACGCATCTGCAACGCGCGCTCGCTAACAAGCCGGAAAATCGCCTCGCGAACCGGCGTAATAGAGGTGCCATATTCCTCGGCAAGACCGGCAATCGTCAGTCGGTGCCCAGGTTCATACTGACCGTTCATCAGTGCCAGTCGGAGGCTTTCGTAAAGTTGTGCCGACAGGTTCAGACGAACGATTTTCTTATCCATGTCATTCCATCCTTATCCGCGCGGTTTCTCGACAATCTCGATCAATACACCGTGCGGATCCATCATATACAATCCTCGGCGGCCTTTGGCGATGCCTTCAGTGATCGCAACCATCCGGCCCTGTTCGCGCCCACCTCCGGCAAGAATGCGCGCCCGCAGCGCGTCTACGTCGGAGGTCATCAGGCAGACATGTGCCACATTCCCCTGCGATGCGCGAGTGCCGGATGGGCTATCCTTTGGCGCCTTGAGCTCGATGAACTCGAGATGTGTGCCATGGCCGAACAGATGCACCAACCGGGCCTGCGCGCCCTCGACTCCCATGAAACCGCCA
This region of Paracoccus saliphilus genomic DNA includes:
- a CDS encoding tripartite tricarboxylate transporter TctB family protein — its product is MNTIKNTSDLTTGLVFTVLGLTFTILSDWSAFGTAVRMGPSFFPIILGCLLVVIGVACLLRSLKVEDVGLTPIARKAILLIPLSVVFFGLVVRGLGFVPAVAGVTILSFTASSRFRLGTALIAATVLVVFTSAVFIYGLKLPLPLFGEWLGN
- a CDS encoding RidA family protein; the encoded protein is MTIKRINAGSRMSDVVIAGGIAYFSGIVPTDTSGDVAEQTTSVLDRIDVLLAEAGLVRSNILRAEIYLANIVDFPRMNEVWDSWVTAGETPSRVTSEAKLARPEIKVEIMITALAN
- a CDS encoding MDR family oxidoreductase, which gives rise to MKAIILTKDPEFEAKVSQLDQGDLPKADVLVDVEYSTLNYKDALAITNSGPVVRSYPMVPGIDFVGTVRRSDSDRFAVGDRVLLNGWGVGENHWGGLAQSACVHGDWLIQMPESLSSKQTMEIGTAGYTAMLCIQALERFGVKPADGPVLVTGAAGGVGSFATYFLSKKGFEVHASTGRSNETEYLRQLGATEIVDRATLSSAGKPLQRERWAAAVDSVGSHTLANVCASIKADGAVAACGMAQGLDLPGSVAPFILRGIALFGINSVTRPIHEREGAWAEIAHLLDGQIPGDITKTIGLGDVIPTAAEIIKGNLRGRVVVDVNK
- a CDS encoding Bug family tripartite tricarboxylate transporter substrate binding protein — encoded protein: MKNTMLAAILTATAALTAPMATAADYPSKPVDLVIGFPPGGPTDILGRVIAENLSKELGQSVVVVNQGGAGGVVGSNAVAKAKPDGYTLLVAVQSALTRAKALGIDVPYEPVTDFEYIRKVAEQRNLLVVNPETPAKTVEELIAYAKEHPGELNTGGTFGASSHIASSLFDMSNGTEMTFINYSGGGPALIDLLSGVIQVAFFTESQVAEHVRSGSLRALAVASEKHSATFPDLPTVSEAGGAELEISPWFGIAAPAGTPEDTLEVIGDALDRMNSNEGYLDQLVTIGAVPVEGSTPETLSAEVAEEIPFWADWAAKVDFKKQ
- a CDS encoding acyl-CoA dehydrogenase family protein yields the protein MTFFASFDAVLSQDEQAIVDRARAFCAGQFAREVHTAYLEHRAFDPAMIDDWAKLGMLGLMVDKSQGGFGASFACKVRVAQEMATKSFAAAFAINNLQGTVARIARDGSDLQQRNLLPDMMTGSLLSAPAMSEPQAGSDLPAIETVATRVSGGWKLNGRKRWITNGTISGMFSVMAKVDDGNGPNGIGTFAVLDPELNQVSRTALPLPGAMNFRLADLLLDDFVLPEWAMLQPPGEGFKTSLQAINAARVHVAGMAVATLYAGLTEAVEYTSGRLAFGKPVIEQQGLSWQLAEVATRLEAAQALVIHAARSIDNMRNVVTLAAQAKVFAVETAIWGLERCLSAMGAIGATQAHRITMHLSEVRLGGFGDGTSQILTDRIGRELQKTYSSNSRQGAKT
- a CDS encoding 3-oxoacid CoA-transferase subunit A, with the translated sequence MTVMVGGFGGAGLPRVLLKAVLETGVRGLTVISNNAGTSGDDLSSWFEAHVVDKIICSYPRSAEAFTEQYRRGDVELELVPQGTLVERIRAGGAGLGGFLCPVGVGTDFAKGKEVIEVEGRKHLLELPLKADFALVRARDADTLGNLNFNKTARNHCAVMTTAARVTVAEAARIVKPGAMDPEAIVTPCIFVNRILKA
- a CDS encoding 3-oxoacid CoA-transferase subunit B gives rise to the protein MTPLSRNALARMVANHLPSESFVNLGIGAPTMVANALDASQGVILHSENGLLNVGPAPAEGEENHDLINAGKQPVTTLPGASFFDSSLSFSMMRGGHIDVAVLGAFQVSEDGDLANWNTGRDDGAPPAVGGAVDLAVGASQIWVMMEHTTRDGAPRIVSRCTMPLTAVGVVRRIFTNLCLITVTDAGLVVDAMIDDLELKDLQALTEATLTAAPALRTINSDGIVT
- a CDS encoding DUF475 domain-containing protein, which codes for MTSLTPKHHFEKSSTLLYFRWPFFVTAAGLALGAFLGWRSTGTLEGLLFSLFICGILAVLEISLSFDNAIVNANKLRTMSPEWQKRFLTWGILIAVFGMRIVFPILIVVISAGIGPWEAISLSIYEPARYADIMHDAHLPIAAFGGTFLMLVGLSFFFDTEKEIHWIHWLETRVCGAATIRGIEIAVVLAIVLGLSRFMTETQTTVFLGAAIWGIFTFLAVEILGSLLDSDNGLTVEAAKGGLGAFLYLEVLDASFSFDGVIGAFALTQNLFIIAIGLGIGAMYVRSMTIMLVERQTLGEYRYLEHGAFYAVVSLSIVMFLQAIIHIPEIITGLFGASLIGLAMLSSIRWNRQKMGK
- a CDS encoding glutathione S-transferase family protein yields the protein MRVPCLYFAAPSPFVRKVRIVAQEVGHELELVEVFASPITLHEGLTNANPLGRIPALRLPGGEVLYDSSVICRYLGETTPLYPKGMALWRALRREALADGLMEAALLARYETTLRPEPMRWPEWVHGQMDKVRHALAVMCDDARQGKTYDIGDIATGCALGYLDFRYPDLDWRADFPELSHFVERIMTRSAFLATALD
- a CDS encoding TRAP transporter large permease codes for the protein MTLLSFSPVILLFSLFALRVPIAVSLLMATAFYFGMVNTFMPKETMIQTMVASMESFPYLAIPFFTCAGVVFNYAGITQRLMNLASLLFGHLRGGMAQVNVALSAMMGGLSGSANADAAMQTKMIVPEMVRLGYDKAFSTVVTAASSCITPIIPPGIILILYALVADVSVASMFMAGFLPGLLLCVVLMVTVAIISRRRGYAPSHERRASLREIATQLGKSIWALFLPFGIIMGLRFGVFTPTEAGAVAVVYAIFVGAVIYRELKWRHVGAIIEESVVATAGVMFIICAANAFSTYLTWEGIPQAFSDFLLVSIHDPIIFLLVVNVLLLFIGFFFEGGSAIILMTPLLLPVATQIGIDPVHFGIVMAVNLTIAGFTPPVGTMMFITISIAKVRLEDYVRHAWPFFIALVAALLLLTMIPTISMLLPRVFL
- a CDS encoding TRAP transporter small permease, with the translated sequence MTYSRPLSVRTIAHKAELYVAGLFFLIMLAVVIANVFLRYFFRGGLLFTEELAYIGFTWSVFAAVAWLYRTRMLISVDIFFGLLPPRLQRGLSILVNLTLFGANLWFCWLSWTLAAGGFVRKTPVLEVPYFWINLAPMVSFGLMAIYSMAHLIRDLKGGRYGANAQEPAELSEGSSL